CGCTTCACGGTGGAGGCAACAGCGCGAATGTTGGCTGGTGGAAATTGCTGGCAGAGGCTATGGTATCATTGGCAGATTGGGATTGCTACCAACTTTTTAATTCACGCTGAACGTATTCTCCAGCCCCGCGATGGGCAAATTGAGGCTAAGGGTAGTCACGTAGAAATTGGAGAATACATCTTGCCTTTGACGCAATTGATGTTACAACTAGCAGATCAACACGTTAAAGAAATACACTGTATACTGTTAAATTTTGGTGTACAGGTAGCGCAAGCAAGTTATCATCAACAGGCAATAGCTTGTTGGGATAAAGCTATAGAAATTCAACCTGATTACTACCAAGCTTGGGGTAATCGAGGCATTGCACTGAGTAACTTAGGACGTTTGGTAGAGGCGATCGCATCCTATGACAAAGTGCTAGAATTCAAGACTGATGATTATTTAGCTTGGTATTATCGCGGTAATGCTTTAGATGAAACTGGGCAACATGAAGAAGCAGTTGCTTCTTACGACAAAGCAATTTTAATCAAACCCGATTTACACCAAGCTTGGAACAATCGCGGCATTGCGTTACGGAATTTAGGACGGCATGAAGAGGCATTTGCATCATACGAGCAAGCGGTAAAATTTAAGCCTGACTTACATCAAGCTTGGGTCAATCGCGGCAATGCACTGAAGAATTTGGGGCGATTTGCAGAGGCGGTTGCTGCTTATGACAAAGCAATTTTAATCAAACCTGAAGATTATTATACCTGGTATAGTCGGGCTAATGTGCTAAAGAACTTGGGGCGATTTGCAGAGGCGGTAACATCTTATGATCAAGCAATCGCTATCAAACTCGAAGACCATGAAGCTTGGTATTACCGGGGTGATGTCTTAGGTGATTTAGGCAAATATCAGGATGCTGTAGCATCTTACGACCAAGCACTTAAATTTAATCCTCAGAAACATGAAGCTTGGTACAATCGGGGCAATATTTTGTTTAACTTGGGAAAATATGAAGATGCAGTAGCATCTTATGACCAAGCCCTCAAACTTCAGCCAGAGAAACATGAAGCTTGGAATAATCGCGGCAATACGCTGTTTAATTTGGGAAAATATGAAGATGCAGTAGCATCTTATGACCAAGCCCTCAAGCTTCAGCCGGAGAAACACACAGCCTGGAAGAATCGCGGCAATGCCTTGTTTAATCTAGGAAGACATGAAGATGCAATTGCATCTTATGACAAAGCACTTTCTCTTAAACCCGATAAACACGAAGCTTGGTATAACCGAGGTAATGCACTGTTTAAATTAGGAAAATATGATGATGCAGTAGCATCTTATGAGCAAGCACTTTTAATTAAACCTGATAAACACGAAGCTTGGAACAACCGGGGATTAGCGCTGGCATATTTAGTAAGATATGAGGATGCGATCGCATCTTATGAGCAAGCACTTTTAATTAAACCCAATGATGATTGCATCTGGTACAACAAAGCTTGCTGCTATGGGTTATTAGAAAATATAGATTTGGCAATCAAAAACTTGCAACAAGCTATCAAGCTGAATCCTGATGAATGTCGAGAAATGGCAAAATCTGACTCTGATTTTCGTAGGATTAGGCAAGATAGACGTTTCCAAGATTTGATTGGTTAATTTGTCATTGGTCATTGGTCATTTGTCATTGGTCATTGGTCATTTGTTAGTAGTTATTCTCGCTCATCTTCCTCATCCCCACTCTTCCATTGCTTACCGCACAATTGGACTACCATGATGGTGTACTAAATACCACTTGCCTCCGAGAAGTTGAAATACATTAGTAGCCGTTGATTGTGCTTCAAGTCTTCTGCCACTAACAACTTGAAATACATTTTCTATTAATACAACGTAAGCAATATTGTCACGTATTTCCGTAGCAATTATTTCTATATTAATTTCTATGTATGCAGTGTTTTTAAATATCTGCGCCCAAGAATTGCGAATTTCCTTCCAACCTCGCAGCACATTGCTTCCAGGATGAATACAAAAACTACCTGTTCCCTGCGACCATACTGCACTCATTGCCTCAACGTCTTTTTTTTCAAAAGCTCGATAAAATGCTTCGTTAGCCGCTAAAACTTCAGATGTCATGAGGATTGGGGACTGGGGGGACAAGGGGACAAAGAAGAATAACAATAATAAATTACCAATGACAAATGACAAATGACAAATTACTAACTTCTTTTAACTATACTAATAGCTTGCAATAATTGGTAGGCTGTGTAGGGTTTGGATAAAAAAGTCTTGATGCCCATGTCATAAGCTGCATTAACTTTATCACTTGAAGCCAGCCCGCTGACAGCAATAATTTTGACTTGGGGGTTAATTTTTCGCAGGGTACGGATGGTAGTTATCCCATCCATAGCGGGCATGACCATATCAGTTAATACAAGAGATATTTTATCTTGATATTCTGCGTATAAAGCTATTGCTTCAATCCCATCACAGGCTGTGATTGCTTTGTAGTTATGGCTTTCTAAAGAGGTTTTTGTAATATCTCGAATGGCAGCTTCGTCATCTACAACTAAAATCAATTCTCCGTTTCCCTTAGGCAATTCTTGTTCTTTTTCTTCTATAGTTTCTGCCGCGTCTTGTGCTGGCAAATACACCTTAAATTGACTGCCTCTTCCCTCATCGCTGTATACATTAATAAAACGTAAGGATTCAGGTGGCAGGGTATTGACAAAGGGGACACTTGAGGGAGAATATCGCAAATATGAACCAAAACCTGCCTCAAGAATTAGATCGAGAAAGCTTGAACCAGTTATCAAAAGAAGAACTGGTGGATATCATCATTGAGCAGAGCAAGGTAATACGTGATTTACAAAAAATCATTTTAGAACTACAGCAAGAAATAGAGCGTTTAAAAATCAGTAGGGATTTAGACAGTTCTAATTCGTCGAAACCACCATCTGGAGACATCCACAAAAAGAGCGAAAACAAAAAGGTACCCCTGCAAGAAGAATCAAATCAACCGAAAAAGAAACCAGGTGGACAGCCAGGACATCAAGGTAAAACTCGTAAGGGGTTTGGCAGAGTAGACCGTTATGAAATCTTACGTCCAAGTGATTGTATCTGTTGTGGTAACAAAGCATTTGCACCCCTAGCAGTAAAAGTAGAAAAACAGGCTGTAGCGCAATTAGTAGAACGTCCCATTGAAATAGTAGAATATCAACGCCATACCTGCGTGTGTGAGTGTTGTGGAAATGTACAAACAGCCTCATGGTCGCCAGATATCGTTCCAGGACAAGATTTAGGAGTTAGATTACAGGCGTTTTTAGGATGGGTAAACAATTATGCACACATGCCTTATGAAAAACAGCAAGAAATGTTGTGGGAACTGGGGCAAATTGAAATTGGGTTAGGAACGTTAGTTGCAACTAATGAACGAATCCAACAAGCGATTGAACCAAGCATTAATGAATTGAGCAATTGGGTAAAACAGACACAACCTAATGTTCATGTGGATGAAACACCTTGGTCAGTCAAAGGGATCAAAGAATGGTTGTGGGTAGTTGCCAATTCTGATTTCTGCCTGTTTACTGCTGCTGACACTCGTTCACGAGCCGAATTATCAGCCATTTTAGGGACTGAATATACAGGGGTACTCAGCAGCGATGATTTTAGCGTTTACAATGGTTATCCAGCTTTTGCCCAGCAGAAATGTTTGGCTCATCTACGCCGACACTTCAAAAAACTAATTATTCTTCCAGGTCTTCACAACCAAGCTATCGGTGAAACGTTTGTTAATTTAATTGATGAAGCCTTTAGGAATTACGCTCAATGGTTTGAGAGCCTTGACTCCTTGGGTTACAACGATTGGGTCAATCAATTTAAATCTAAGTTGCACTCCTCACTTAATCAGTGGATTGACAAGGCAGGAGCTACAGCTGGCAACCTTTTACGTTCTTTGCGTGATAAAGCAAATCAATGGTGGTATTTTCTTGATTATCCTGAAGTTCCTCCAGATAACAATCAGGCTGAACGATCGCTTCGTTTGGCTGTGACAAAGCGTAAGGTTAGCGGTGGTTCCCGTTCAATGGAGCGGTTTCAACACACTGCTAATTTGTTGACTGTGGTACAAACCTGCCGCCGTCAAGGTAGGTCTGTAATTGATTTTTTTGCACAAGCTCTACTGGTTGGTTCTCTTGACTATCAGTCTCGTCCGTCTCTACTTCCTGGATATTAGACCTGAATCCTTACAATAAAACCATCGTGACTTTTAATAATACCAAGTACAGTAGAAAGACCAAGCCCTGTACCTTTGCCAGGGTCTTTCGTAGTAAAAAATGGCTCAAATATCCGCTCTAAGACTTTTGGTTTCATCCCAGTTCCGGCATCTGTAACGGTAACGACAACATAAGCGCCTTCTTTAGCATCAATATGCATTTTGGCGTAATTTTCATCGACTAAGAGATTTTCAGCAGAAATTATTAAACTTCCACCATTGGGCATAGCATCACGAGCATTGACACATAGATTCATTAGCACCTGATGTAGTTGCGTGGCATCAGCAGATACAGTCCAGAGGTTTGGGGAAATTTGGCTGAAAACTTCAATTGATTTGGGGAAAGTCTCTTTAATAATTTGCTGGATTTCGACAATTAAATGCTTTAGTTGCAAAAGGGTACGTTCGCCCTCAAGTCCTCTTGTAAAAGACAATACTTGCTTGACTAAATTTGCCCCACGTTTAGCGTTGGTGATTAATATCGGTAATATTCGTCGAGAACGCTCATCTTGAACTTGTGCCTCTAGAAGTTGTGCTGTCATTAAAATGGGGGCAAGAACATTATTCAAGTCGTGGGCAATACCACTAGCGAGAGTGCCAATACTTTCTAATCGTTGGGCGCGGAGAAATTGAGCTTCTAATTGTTTTTTTTGTGTGATATCAGTGTTAACGACAAGGATTGATTGTGCTTTATTACCAAACTCACGCACTAATGTCCAACGGCTTTCAACAATAATTTCTTGCCCTGATTTTGTTGTTTGTTGTAATTCGCCTTCCCAAGAGCCTTTTTTCATTAGAAGCTTGAGCGCCTCTTGTAATTGAGACAAGTGTTTTTCTTGCCAAAGGTCTGGTATCTTTTTCGTAATAGCTTCTTCTTTTTTCCAACCGTAAACTCGCTCAGCCGCTTTGTTCCAGAATAAAATTTTGTCTTCTAAATCTTGTACAAAAATTGCATCGGTGGCGACATCTAGTAAAGCAGCTTGTTCGCGGATTTTCTGTTCTGTTTGTTTGCGTTCAATGGCGTAGCGGATAGAACGCTCTAATAAAGGCGCAGTTAATTGGCTTTTTTCTAGATAATCTGCTGCTCCGGCTTTCATCGCTTCTAGGTCTATTTCGCGATCGCCCTGCCCAGTTAATAATATCATGGGAGCAGAACAGCCATTGGCTATTGCTTCGCGCAATAGTTCCAGTCCATTGTGCGGCCCCAAACGGTAGTCTACAAGATAAATATCATGCTCGTGTTGAGCGATCGCATTTCTTGCCGCTTTAAAACTATCTATCCATTCCAGGGTACAACCAGCTACCTGAAACTCACTAAACCAATATCGAGTTAAAACATAATCATCCTCATCATCATCTATTAAGAGAACTTTGAGTAGGCTGTTGTTCATTATTGCCTCCCCCTTGTTTATAGCGGCAGTTCCACAATTTCAAACCAATATTTTCCTAAAGTATTTATCACCTCAATTAATGAAGCATAAGTCTCTGGCTTAATAATGAATGAGTTTGCACCTAAATTATAAGTTGTATATATATCTTCTTCTGTACTTGACGTTGTCAGTATTACTACAGGAATTTGCCGCAGTTGTGGGTCAGTTTTAATGTCTTGGAGCGTTTCCAGACCGTTTTTTTTCGGCATATTTAAATCTAGCAAAATCAAGCCAGGACGCGGTGCGCGACTATTATCAGTATATCGCCCGCGATTGTACAAATAATCCATCAATTCTTCGCCATTGCTGACGATATACAGTTCGATTGGCAATTGACTTTCTATCAACGCCTCACGAACCAGCAGACTGTCTTCTTCGTCATCATCAGCCATTAAGATGGTGACGGTTTTCTGCCGAGAATTCACTTTATCTTGTCTCCTTGGCACTAATTATAAATAGAAATTAAGTCTTAAAATCCTAAAAATTATTGGACACAATTGTACAATTAACCTTGTTTTAGGGTCTGTTAGTAATCCCTCTCTAGGAATAAAAATTATGAATGCGTATTTATTGGCAATGTAACAATAAATCTTGCTCCTTGTTCTGGTTTGCTTTGTGCTGTGATATTACCATGATGACGTTCAGTAATTTTTCGGCAGATAGCTAAGCCTATGCCAGTGCCTTCGTATTCATGGCGACTATGCAGACGTTGAAAAACATTAAAAATCCGATCAAGATACTTTTCTTCAAAACCAATACCATTATCTTCTACGATGATTTGACAAAGTTCAGAAACAACAGAAATTTTATCTGATTGGTTACTTAAGAATTCACTATAAATTTTGACAATAGGCGGTACTTGTGGACGGTGAAACTTGAGGGCGTTAACAATTAGGTTCTGTAGCAATTGCCGCATCTGTAGGGGATCAGCTTGAATGGTAGGTAACTCTCCTATCTGCACACGTCCCCCAGTTTGCTGAATACGTACTTCTAAATCAGACAAAACTTCTTGTACAATCACTGTCAAATTAACCCAAACAAAAGGCTGCGCTCTAGTAGTAACTCGCGAAAGTGTCAACAAGTCTTCAATCAATGTCTGCATCCTCAAAGCAGCATTCTGCATTCGTTCTAGGTAGTCGCGCTCTTGTTCAGTTAACTTATCCCCACAGGCAGCTTTGAGCCGCTCACCAAAGGTTTTAATCTTACGCACTGGCTCTTGCAAATCGTGAGAGGCGACAAATGCAAATTGTTGCAATTCTTCATTAGAACGAGCGAGTTCTTGGCGCTGATAAGTTTCTTGTTCTAGAATTTGGCTCTGAGCTAAAGCAATGCCGATTTGATCTGCAAGTTGTCGCAAAAGTTCAATTTCCCAGCTAATCCACTGGCGGGGATGGGCGCACTGATGGGCAATTAACAGTCCCCAAAGTTGATTTTTGATGAAAATCGGAACAACAAGGTTGGCTTTGATGGCAAATTGTTGCAGGAATTCAACGTGGCAAGCTTGTATATCAGCTTGCTCTATGTTGGGAACAACACTAATTCGCCCTTGGTGGTACTTCTGGACGTAACTTTCTGCAAAGCAAGGGTCGATAATCTGCTGCCCAAGCACAACGGGTAAACCAGGAACTACTGCTTCTTGCACCGCGATGAAAGAGCTATTTGACTGGAGGCGCAAAATTAATACACGGTCTGCGTGTAGTAGCTTTTGTACTTCTGTGACACTGGTGCGGAGTATTTCATCGATTTGTAAAGATTGACGAATTTTGAGAGTGACATCAGCAAACAATTGCGATCGCAAGTTTTGCCGTTGTAATTCTGCTTGTACTCGTTTGCGATCGGTTATATCCATCATTACACCAATCATCCGCGCTGGTTGTCCTGTATTATCATAGAGGATATAACCACGATCTAAGATGTATGCATAAGAACCGTTGCTACAGCGAAAGCGATATTCAGTCGTCCAAAATTGTTCCCCGCTAACGGTAACAGCACGTACTGTAGCACCAGTTTTCTGGCGATCATCTGGGTGGATGAGTTGCCACCACCAATCAGCATCGGAATTTACTTGTTCTGTTGAGTAACCAAAAAGTGTCTCTACAGTTTGATTCCACCAAATTTTATTTGTCTGCAAATCCCAATCCCAGATAGCATCATTAGTCGCACGAGCGACTATCTGAAAACGCTCTTCACTCTGACGCAGCTGTTCCTCTGCCAGTTTACGTTCAGTAATATCTGTATGGGAACTTGTCATCCGCACTGCATTATCGTTTTCATCCCACACTGCCTGACCGCGATGTAAAATCCATTTGTAGGTGTTGTTCTTACACCGGACTCGATGTTCATTAGTATAAAACGGAGTTTTTTTGTCAAAATGGTCAGCGATCGCTTGTGTCACCAAGTCGATATCATCTGGATGTACCCTGGTTGCCCATTCATCTAAATAATTAGAAATCTCATGGTCTTCGTAACCAAGCATTTCTTTCCAGCGAGTTGAGAAAAACACCTCATTAGTTTTAACGTCCCAGTCCCAAATCCCATCATTGCTGCCTCGTACAGCCAACTGCCAGCGTTCTTCACTTTTTTTGAGGGCGTCTTCCACACGTTGACGTTCAATCGCTGTAGCTAGAACATTGGCAACAGCTTGTAGAAAATAAATGTCATCTCTGCTAAAAGTGCGCTGTTTGGTTGAATGTGCGCCTAAAATCCCAAAAGGACGCTCTTTGCCATGAATTACTACACTCATACCACTAACTACTTGCTCAAAGTCTTGAACAGTATCCACGTCTGGAAAAAGCAGACTGTAGTCTGGATGCATTTGCATCCCAGTGCTAAGGGTTTCCTGTTGAGCCGATTCTTGTTGCCAACCTACTCCAGCACGTAGCAGTAATCCCTCACCATCTGGCAGTAGTTCCAAAACTTTGCACGACTGAACTTTCAGGCATTGCGATACGATGCTTACGCATGAGTTCATCAGCTTGGTCAAGTCTGTGCCAGCTAGAGCCATTTGGCTGAGTTCTGCCACAATCGCTTGCTGGTTCGCATGAACTTCTAGTGCTTCATCTGCTTGCTTGCGTTTGGTGATATCCATGTCTACCCCAGACATCCGCACAGCTACTCCCTCTGCGTCGCGAAACACTACTCCTTTGCTGGCTAACCAGCGAATATTACCGCTTGGTAAAACAACTCGAAATTCGATGTCGTATTCTACCCCGTCGCGAATAGCTTGCTGATGCGCTCGACTGACGCGATCGCGATCTCCAAGATGAACTAAGTTAAGAAAAGCTGGGTATGTGTCGTTGAAAGTGCCTTTTTCCCAGCCTAAAAGCACATCTAAGTTATCTGACCAAGCAATTTTGTTAGTTAGCAAATCCCAGTTCCAGATGCTCATCCGAGCAGCATCTAATGCCATTCTCAATTGTGCTTCTTGCAGTTGTGCCTGTTCTGTTTGTAGTCGTAATTCCTTAATGGCACGATTAGCTTCGAGTAGCCGGCGTAATCTTTGATGCAAGACTGGCCATTGAAACGGTTTGGTAACAAAATCAGTTGCACCGGCGGCAAAAGCTTGCTCGACAGATTTTTGATCGTCAAGAGCGGTAATCATCAATACGGGTGTATCTTTGCCATCGGGGAGTGCTTGCAATTGGGTGCAGCATTGAAACCCATTCATTATCGGCATTAAAGCATCCAGCAGTACTATATCTGGGTGTAGTTGAGTATAACTAGCTAGCGCCTCTGAACCGTCACTCGCCTCTGCTACCTGATACCCTGCTTCTTTTATTAGCGCACACAGATGTATTCGCGTTAAATCGTCGTCGTCTACAACCAAAATTAAGGGAGAATCTTTTTTAGTCATGAGCTTGAGTCATGAGTCCTTAAGATTTAGCTTAGCTTGTCTGATGCAAAGCTTTTCAATTTTCTGTCAGGTTACTACATGGATTTTTCCTGCACTTACTAACGTATGATCGGGATAATATGGTTAAGGCGATTTCTTAGTAAGTGTTTTTGATCACATCATTTATGTGACAATAATTGATGCTTACTTTAATGTCCAATTTAGCCAAATTTAAATACTATAAAAAATTACCCAAAATTTGAGTTTACCAAATAACCTAATAGCATTTATTACTTGATGGCAAAGTATTTTAACAGTAAATATACGGTGATCAACTTTAAAATTATTAAACAGCACAATTTAGAAGTAAAACAGGTTTTATAGGTAGGTTTAAGAACTAAGCTGTCTACTAGAGTTGTTGGTAAATAAGCCGAACAATGTCTATAACTCAGTAATAGCAGCTATCCCAGCCATTTTACTCAAAAATACTTACAACCTAAATGGTGCAGGTGTTTCAGCAATTTCTAACGTTATTTCCCAACAAGTCTACTTTACCAAGTTAAAATTCGCTGGTGGAATTTTTAATCAAGAATATTGATTAATGACTAAACGCAGGCTTTTTAATAATTCCTGTGTTGTATAGGGTTTAGACAAAAATGTTGTGCGCTGGGCTATTTTATTAATTGGTACTTGTTCGCTTGTTGCTAACCCACTGACAGCTATAATTCCTAGTTTTGGATTGATGTTTTGCAATGTGCGAATAGTAGCTGTTCCATCCATATTGGGCATCATCATATCGATAATTGCCGCACTAATTTTATCTTTATACTGAACATATAGTGTAACTGCTTCCATTCCTTCACTAGCAGTAATGACTTTATAATTATGGGTTTCTAATGAGGCTTTAGTTATCTCTTGAATGGCAATTTCATCATCCACAACCAAGATCAATTCTCCACAGCCACTTGGCATTTCTATATCTTCTACTGGTTGGGAAACAGCTGTATTAACTGCTGGTAAGTAAACCTGAAATTTTGTACCTTTTTCTACAATACTTGATACATTAATAAAACCACCATGACTTTTAACAATTCCCATTACTGTTGATAGCCCCAATCCAGTACCTTTACCAACCTCTTTTGTAGTAAAAAATGGTTCAAAAATTCTATCTAATATTGCACTGTTAATGCCAATTCCTGTATCAGCGACTGTCAAGAGAATGTAATAACCAACATGAGCATCTAAGTACGTGCTGGCATATTTTTCATCAATAAAAATATTTTCAGCAGTTATTGTTAAAATACCACCCGCAAGCATGGCATCACGAGCATTGAGACACAAGTTAATCAGTACCTGATGCAGTTGAGTACTATCAGCACAAACAGGTAATAAGTCGGGCTGAATTTCTGTGTTGACTGCAATTGATTTAGGAAATGTTTGAGCAATAATTTGCTTCATTTCTAAAATTAAATGCTTTACCTGAACCACAGTGCGATCGCCTTCAATTCCTCTAGCAAATGACAGCACTTGTTTCACTAAGTTAGCACCACGTTTGGCATTACTTTCTACTATTGATAGCAGTTGGGAAATACTATGGTCACGATTTTTAGTTTTGAGCAACTGAACTGACATCAAAATTGGTGATAGCACATTGTTTAAATCGTGAGCAATGCCGCTGGCTAATGTGCCTAAACTCTCCATGCGCTGAGCGCGTAAAAATTGCTTTTCTAACTGTCTTTTCTGAGTAATATCGGTATCAACAACTAGAATTGATTTAGCTTGAGAATTTCCATCTTGTACCAGTGTCCAGCGACTTTCAACTATGATGTCTTTCCCAGATTTGCTAGTTCTCTGTAACTCACCTTGCCAAGAGCCATCTTTTAAGAGAGTCTTGTAAATTTCCCGATGTTCTAGCAAAGATTCGCTGTATAAAAGTTCATTTGCTTTTTTACCTATAACTTCTTTTGTCTTCCAGCCATAAAGGTTTTCAGCACTTTTGTTCCAAAATAAAATTTTGTTGGATAAATCTCGCACGACAATTGCATCTGTGGTAGCGTCGAGCAATGTGGTTTCTTTGTTGCTTTGGGATTCTACTTGTTTTGTCAGTTCAAGTAAGTTACGACGAATCTCTAGTTGTTTAATTACTAATCGGCTTAATGTATGCAATGCTTCCACCTGTTTGGCAGTGATTTGGCGGGGTACGCGATCGACTACACACAGAGTTCCGATCGCTTCTCCTTTTTGTGCAAACAAGGTTACTCCAGCGTAAAATCTCACATAGGGTTCACCGATGACGGTTACATTATTGGCAAACCGTTCATCTGCAAGTGTGTCAGGAATAATCAAAATATCGTTTTGCTGGATACAAAATGGACAAATGCCTAGGTTTTTAGGTAATTCTTGTGCATCTATGCCGATTTTGGCTTTAAACCACTGACGATCAGCATCAATCAGATTAATCAAAGCGATGGGCGTGTCACAAATCTGCGCGGCTAAAAATACTAAATCGTCAAATGCTTGTTCTGGTGGAGTGTCAAGAATTTGATACTGAAAAAGAGCCTCCAGCCTTGCTACTTCGTCAGACACTAAAGATTTCATTAAATTTTTCCTAATATTGCTGAATTATAAATTGCCCAACGTGTTATTAGCAGTTCTCTTAATTCATTTAGCACCCAATGTTTAAGGATAGCAACGATAAAACGCTGCCTGATTGTTAAGAGTCTGCTTTCAAGTACCTTATACATCTGCTTATTGTTAGCCCACATGGGAAATTTGCTTTTTGGTCAATTCAGCTGTCACTGGACTTGATAATTCTATAAAGTTATTAATAAGATTATCTCAAAGAGTAAACAAGCAGATAACTTGATCACTTTACTAGTATAGTAATACGCTTTAATTGACAGTGACAGTGCAATTTAGTTAATTAAGTAATTTTACTGGAATATTATCAGATTTACGTTTTTATTAGACTTTTTACTCAGTAGATTAAATGATTGCTACCATAAGACAAAGCCTTAAAATTCAATTTCTGGTTTAAGAGAGTTTGTATCAAAATCTTCCGCACAAGATTCCCCTGCCAGGAATTACGTACAGAAGTTGTGTGTTGAGACTGGGTGTCAAACTAGGGGTGTAAGGGTATGGAGCAGTAAAGAATTAATTCTTTCTCTACACGTCTTGTGCAAATCCCTACGGTGTACACACCAGTTACTCTCGACGCAATTCATGGTTTATCCAATAGCCGAAGAAAACCTTACCCTGATTCTGCTACGCAAAACCTGTCCTTTGCCAAGGAAAGGAACAGGTTTTGAAATACTTTTGACTAATGGGATAACTTGTGTACACAGTAGCCTCCGAGGGGAGGAGTTAAGGAAGATATTCTTACAGGATTACTGAGATTGGTATTCTAGGTTTTAGGAAGCCTTGCAAAATTCACGAGGCAGCGCGTCCCATAGCTGAAATTTTTGACGAGAAACCCAATATCCAATTTACTTTAATTTTACAAACAGTAACAAAAGAGAATTTATTAACCTAATTTACTGCTCTACTTTGCATAAGAAATACAACCAAGATACTGCGGTACTGAAATTGGTGTTTTATCTATCAGCCAGCTTCAAAATTTAAGTTATTTTTTTTGATAGTAAAAGGACAATATATTTAGTCCCGTTCAAAACAAATCCCAACCAGTATCAATTCAGTGTATGACAACTATGCTAGCCTCTCCGATTAAACCAAGAACCGAAGATAGCTTTGCTATAAGCTTTGCGCCATTATCTGTTGACGAAATCTATGCCAGGGCGGACGATTCTGCCAATGGCGCGGTAGTTGTAATGAGTGGAATGGTTCGCAATCAAACCGATGGTAAACCTGTGGTAGCGCTGGAATATCAAGCTTACGAACCGATGGCATTGCGGGTATTTTATCAAATTGCTGCTGATATTCGCTCCTCTTGGACTGATGTAACGCGAGTGGTGATTCATCATCGCGTTGGGCGTTTGCAAGTTGGAGAAATCAGCGTTTTAGTAGCAGTAGGTTGTCCTCATCGCAGTGAGGCTTTTGCAGCTTGCCGCTATGCTATCGACACTCTCAAACATAATGCACCCATTTGGAAAAAAGAACATTGGGAGGATGGTTCTAGCAGCTGGGTGAGTATTGGTGCTTGTGAGCAGTTAGAAGAAAGTTGTTAAAATTCCACAGATAAAGACGCAGATTTAGTAATCTTCTCCTAAAGGGCTGTAGGGACACAAG
This region of Nostoc sp. UHCC 0302 genomic DNA includes:
- a CDS encoding PAS domain-containing protein encodes the protein MTKKDSPLILVVDDDDLTRIHLCALIKEAGYQVAEASDGSEALASYTQLHPDIVLLDALMPIMNGFQCCTQLQALPDGKDTPVLMITALDDQKSVEQAFAAGATDFVTKPFQWPVLHQRLRRLLEANRAIKELRLQTEQAQLQEAQLRMALDAARMSIWNWDLLTNKIAWSDNLDVLLGWEKGTFNDTYPAFLNLVHLGDRDRVSRAHQQAIRDGVEYDIEFRVVLPSGNIRWLASKGVVFRDAEGVAVRMSGVDMDITKRKQADEALEVHANQQAIVAELSQMALAGTDLTKLMNSCVSIVSQCLKVQSCKVLELLPDGEGLLLRAGVGWQQESAQQETLSTGMQMHPDYSLLFPDVDTVQDFEQVVSGMSVVIHGKERPFGILGAHSTKQRTFSRDDIYFLQAVANVLATAIERQRVEDALKKSEERWQLAVRGSNDGIWDWDVKTNEVFFSTRWKEMLGYEDHEISNYLDEWATRVHPDDIDLVTQAIADHFDKKTPFYTNEHRVRCKNNTYKWILHRGQAVWDENDNAVRMTSSHTDITERKLAEEQLRQSEERFQIVARATNDAIWDWDLQTNKIWWNQTVETLFGYSTEQVNSDADWWWQLIHPDDRQKTGATVRAVTVSGEQFWTTEYRFRCSNGSYAYILDRGYILYDNTGQPARMIGVMMDITDRKRVQAELQRQNLRSQLFADVTLKIRQSLQIDEILRTSVTEVQKLLHADRVLILRLQSNSSFIAVQEAVVPGLPVVLGQQIIDPCFAESYVQKYHQGRISVVPNIEQADIQACHVEFLQQFAIKANLVVPIFIKNQLWGLLIAHQCAHPRQWISWEIELLRQLADQIGIALAQSQILEQETYQRQELARSNEELQQFAFVASHDLQEPVRKIKTFGERLKAACGDKLTEQERDYLERMQNAALRMQTLIEDLLTLSRVTTRAQPFVWVNLTVIVQEVLSDLEVRIQQTGGRVQIGELPTIQADPLQMRQLLQNLIVNALKFHRPQVPPIVKIYSEFLSNQSDKISVVSELCQIIVEDNGIGFEEKYLDRIFNVFQRLHSRHEYEGTGIGLAICRKITERHHGNITAQSKPEQGARFIVTLPINTHS
- a CDS encoding ATP-binding protein encodes the protein MKSLVSDEVARLEALFQYQILDTPPEQAFDDLVFLAAQICDTPIALINLIDADRQWFKAKIGIDAQELPKNLGICPFCIQQNDILIIPDTLADERFANNVTVIGEPYVRFYAGVTLFAQKGEAIGTLCVVDRVPRQITAKQVEALHTLSRLVIKQLEIRRNLLELTKQVESQSNKETTLLDATTDAIVVRDLSNKILFWNKSAENLYGWKTKEVIGKKANELLYSESLLEHREIYKTLLKDGSWQGELQRTSKSGKDIIVESRWTLVQDGNSQAKSILVVDTDITQKRQLEKQFLRAQRMESLGTLASGIAHDLNNVLSPILMSVQLLKTKNRDHSISQLLSIVESNAKRGANLVKQVLSFARGIEGDRTVVQVKHLILEMKQIIAQTFPKSIAVNTEIQPDLLPVCADSTQLHQVLINLCLNARDAMLAGGILTITAENIFIDEKYASTYLDAHVGYYILLTVADTGIGINSAILDRIFEPFFTTKEVGKGTGLGLSTVMGIVKSHGGFINVSSIVEKGTKFQVYLPAVNTAVSQPVEDIEMPSGCGELILVVDDEIAIQEITKASLETHNYKVITASEGMEAVTLYVQYKDKISAAIIDMMMPNMDGTATIRTLQNINPKLGIIAVSGLATSEQVPINKIAQRTTFLSKPYTTQELLKSLRLVINQYS
- a CDS encoding molybdenum cofactor biosynthesis protein MoaE gives rise to the protein MTTMLASPIKPRTEDSFAISFAPLSVDEIYARADDSANGAVVVMSGMVRNQTDGKPVVALEYQAYEPMALRVFYQIAADIRSSWTDVTRVVIHHRVGRLQVGEISVLVAVGCPHRSEAFAACRYAIDTLKHNAPIWKKEHWEDGSSSWVSIGACEQLEESC